The DNA segment GGAGTGCACCCGCTGTTCGATGGCTATGGCCGGCGAGAGCCCCGAGATGTCCTCGACATCGGGCTTGCCCTGCACCCCGAGAAACTGCCGGATGTAGGCGGACAGCGATTCGATATAGCGCCGCTGCCCTTCGGCATAGATCGTGTCGAAGGCCAGCGTGGACTTGCCCGACCCCGACGGTCCGGTGATCACGGTGATCCGCTCCTTGGGGAGGGTCACATCGATGTCTTTGAGATTATGCTCTCGTGCGCCTCGTACGACGATTTGCTGCGACACCCGTCGGGGCACCTCCTTGCTCCTTGGAAATCAGATCTCTCAGCTGGGCCGCCCGCTCGAAGTCGAGGTTCTCCACGGCGTCCCACATCAACTCCTCCAGCGATTCCGGCGGCAGATCGCGGCTCTCGGCGACGCGCTCCCCCTTTCTCTTGGGTGTCGCCTCCTTCTCGATCAGCTCATCGGGGAGCAGGCTGGTGATGGCCTTCTCGATGCTCCGGGGCGTGATGCCGTGCTCCTCATTGAACCGCTGCTGGATACCGCGCCGCCGCGCCGTCTCCTGGTAGGCCTGGCGGATACCCCTGGTCTCTTCGTCGGCGTAGAGCACCACCGTACCGCTGATATTCCGGGCCGCCCTGCCGATGATCTGGATGAGCGAACGCGCTGAGCGCAGGAACCCCTCCCTGTCGGCGTCGAGGATCGCCACCAGCGTCACCTCCGGGAGGTCGATCCCCTCCCGCAGGAGGTTCACCCCCACCAGGACATCGATGGTCCCCTGTCGGAGATCCCGGATCAGCTCCGCCCGCTCGAAGGCGTCGAGCTCGGAGTGGATATAGCGCACCTTGATCCCCAGCTCCCCCAGGTACTCGGCCAGATCCTCGGCGGAACGCTTGGTGAGGGTGGTGATGATGGCCCGCTCCCGGCGCTCCACGGTGCCGCGGATGCGTTCCATCACGTCGTCCACCTGGGTCTGCGCCGGAACGATGACCACCTCCGGGTCCACCACACCGGTGGGCCGGACGATCTGCTCCACAATCCGGGAGGAGTGACTCCGCTCCCAGTCCGCCGGGGTCGCCGAGACCATGATGACCTGGTTCATGTACGACTGGAACTCCTCCCAGCGGAGGGGCCGGTTATCCAGCGCCGTGGGGAGGCGGAACCCGTAGTCCACCAGGGTCTGCTTGCGCGCCCGGTCGCCGTTGAACATCCCCTGGATCTGCGGGATGGTCATGTGGGATTCGTCGATGACCATCAGGAAATCGTCGGGGAAGAAGTCCAGCAGCACGCCGGGAGGCTCGCCGGCGTTCCGGCCGTCGAGGTATACAGAGTAGTTCTCGATGCCCGAACAGTAGCCCACCTCGGAGAGCATCTCCATATCGTAGCGCGTTCTGGAACGGATGCGCTGCGCCTCCACATACTTGCCCTCCCGTTCGAAGGCCTCGACCTGACGCTCCATATCCGCTTCGATCTGCGACAGAGCCTTCTGGATCGCCTCCGGCCCCGTCACGTAGTGCCGCGCCGGGTAGACGGCGCCGTGGTCCTTCTTCTCGATCCTGTGGCCGCTCACCGGGTCGATCTCGTCGATGGTCTCGATCTCGTCGTCGAAGAAGCTCACCCGCAGCGCCGTATCGCTGTAGGCGGGGTAGACCTCCACCACATCGCCCCGGACCCGGAAATAGCCCGGTTCCATGGCATAGTCGTTCCGCTCGTAGTAGCTCTGGACCAGTCGCTCCACAAAGGTCCGCCTGGTGACGGTCTCCCCCACGGAGAAGGAGAAGATGGCCTCCTCGTAGTTCCGGCGCTTCCCCAGGCCGTAGATACAGGAAACGCTGGCCACCACAATGACATCCCGCCGCTCGAGCAGGGATTTCGTGGTGGCCAGGCGGAGCTTCTCGATCCGCTCGTTGATGGAGGCATCCTTCTCGATATAGAGGTCCTGGGTGGGGACGTAGGCCTCCGGCTGGTAGTAGTCGTAGTAGCTCACAAAGTAATTCACCGAGTTGTTGGGGAAAAAGGCCTTGAACTCGCTGTACAGCTGGGCCGCCAGTGTCTTGTTGTGAGCCATGACCAGCATGGGACGCTGGATCTGCATGGCCACATTGGCGATGGTGAAGGTCTTCCCGCTGCCGGTGACCCCCAGCAGGGTCTGGAG comes from the Synergistales bacterium genome and includes:
- the uvrB gene encoding excinuclease ABC subunit UvrB, giving the protein MSSHAFSLEADWEPAGDQPKAIRELTEGIEQGEELQTLLGVTGSGKTFTIANVAMQIQRPMLVMAHNKTLAAQLYSEFKAFFPNNSVNYFVSYYDYYQPEAYVPTQDLYIEKDASINERIEKLRLATTKSLLERRDVIVVASVSCIYGLGKRRNYEEAIFSFSVGETVTRRTFVERLVQSYYERNDYAMEPGYFRVRGDVVEVYPAYSDTALRVSFFDDEIETIDEIDPVSGHRIEKKDHGAVYPARHYVTGPEAIQKALSQIEADMERQVEAFEREGKYVEAQRIRSRTRYDMEMLSEVGYCSGIENYSVYLDGRNAGEPPGVLLDFFPDDFLMVIDESHMTIPQIQGMFNGDRARKQTLVDYGFRLPTALDNRPLRWEEFQSYMNQVIMVSATPADWERSHSSRIVEQIVRPTGVVDPEVVIVPAQTQVDDVMERIRGTVERRERAIITTLTKRSAEDLAEYLGELGIKVRYIHSELDAFERAELIRDLRQGTIDVLVGVNLLREGIDLPEVTLVAILDADREGFLRSARSLIQIIGRAARNISGTVVLYADEETRGIRQAYQETARRRGIQQRFNEEHGITPRSIEKAITSLLPDELIEKEATPKRKGERVAESRDLPPESLEELMWDAVENLDFERAAQLRDLISKEQGGAPTGVAANRRTRRTRA